From the genome of Candidatus Hydrogenedentota bacterium:
TACGCCTCGATCGTGTCTCCTTCCTTGATGTCGTCGTACCCTTCCAGCTTGATGCCGCATTCGAAGCCCGCGGACACGGATTTCACGTCGTCCTTGCCCCGGCGCAACGACTCGATTCGCCCTTCAAACACGACCACGTCGTCACGCAGCAACCGCACATGGGAGGCGCGCGACGTCTCGCCGTCAACCTGGTAACACCCGGCAATATTGCCGAGCGCCGAAGAACGGAAAACCTGCCGGATTTCCGCGTGACCCGTGATGACCTGGCGCCGCTCCGGAGCCAGCATGCCTTCCAGGGCCTTCTGCACTTCCTCTATGGCTTCGTAGATGATACGGTACGTGCGAATCTCCACGCCTTCGCTCTCGGCCACTTTCTGGATCCGCGCGTTCGCCGTTACGTGAAACCCGATGACCACGGCCTCGCTCGCGCTTGCCAGGAGCACATCGGATTCGTTTATGCCGCCCACCGCGGCATGAACGATGTTGACACGCACTTCCTGATTGCCCAGGCGCGCGAAGCTGGATTGCAGCACGTCGACGGAGCCCTGCACGTCCGCCTTGAGAATGACGTTCAAGACTTTTTCCTTGCCCGCCGCGACCATGGCATGGAAATCTTCCAGGGTTACGCGCTTCATGGCGGGACCCTGACGCTGCTTGCGCAAAGCGGCGCGCTGTTCCGCAATGCTCTTGGCCACGCGCTCGTCTTCCACGGCGACGAAGATATCGCCCGCGTTGGGCGGTTCGCCAAACCCGGTTACGAGCACGGGCGTGGCGGGCCCGACCTCACGCACGTGCTTTCCACCCGACGTGGTCAGGGTACGTACGCGGCCAAAAGTCTCGCCCGCCAAAAACGCGTCCTGGACGCGCAGCGTCCCGTTCTGTACCAGGACCCAGGCCAAGGCGCCCTGACCGACGCTGACTTCCGATTCAACGATCGTGCCTCGGGCGCGTTTTTTGGGATTGGCCTTGAGGTCAAGCGTCTCCGACTGCAGCACCAGCAATTCCATGAGATCGTCAACGCCTCTGCCGGTCTTCGCGGAAATCTCCTTGATGATCGTCTTCCCGCCCCAGCTTTCGTCAATCAAGTCATACTGCGTCAGTTCCTGGCGCACCCGGCCAGGCTGCGCATCCGGCTTGTCGCACTTGTTGATGGCGACAACAATGGGCACCTCCGCCGCCTTCGCATGGTTGATAGCTTCTATGGTCTGCGGGCGGACACCATCGTCCGCGGCAACGACCAGGACCACGATATCCGTGACCTTGGCGCCGCGCGCGCGCATCTGCGTGAACGCCTCGTGGCCGGGCGTATCAAGGAATATCAAGCGCCCGGCATTGGTCTGCACATCGTATGCCGCAATGTGCTGGGTAATGCCGCCGGCCTCGGACGCCGCCACGCTGGAGCGCCGCACCACGTCGAGCAGCGTCGTCTTGCCATGGTCAACATGGCCCATGACCGTAATGACCGGCGGCCTCGGTTCGAGGTCTTCCGGGTTGTCGGATTCGTCGGACATGACGGCTTCTTCCTCGGGAATGACCGTGCGCACTTCGAATCCGTGGTTTTCCGCTATTTTCCGAATCAGGTCAAGGTCCAAGTTGTAGTTCTTGTTGACGAGAATGTTCTCGTCCATCAGTTCCAGAATCACTTCGTTTACGGGCAGCGCGGCCGCATTGGCCAATTGCTCGACGGTCATGGACTCCTGGACTTCGATCACCGCCGGCACCGGTACCTCTTCAACCACAACAGACTCCTCGCGGCTGCGTTTCTTCTTCCGCTTGCGCGGTCCATCCAGGCCGCCGGCCTGAAAATCCCGGACCACGGCCGCGGCATCGCGGCGCATTTCCTCTTCGAGCCGTGCCCGGTCAATGCGTTTCTGTTTCTTGCGCGCCGTCTTGCCCGGAGCCGTCGTCTTGCTGGACTTGCCCCGCTTGGCCCTTTGACCGCGGCCCGCTTCTTCAAAGCCCAGTTCCGGGACTTCAACCGTAACGGCGGCCACTTCTTTCTTGCGGTCTTTCTCGCGGGCGCGGCGAATGACCTCCGCCACGACCTCCGGGTCGGGCTTCGGCAGCGGTTTCAATTTCGCTTTGCGGCGCTCTTCCATTTCCTGGCGCCGTTCCGCCTCCGCCAGGAGACCCGGTGCATGCGCGTCGGCAACCGCTTCCTCTTCGTGGGGCAAGGGACCTTCGATGACTTCCACATCCGGCGCTTCAACGGAGGTGCCATCAGCGCGCACCACCTCTACGCGCGCCGCGGCGTGCTCGATGGCCGAACCAATAACCACAGCGGGGACTTCCGGCTGCGGCGGTTCTTCGGCGGGAACCTCTTCTTCGATTATGATCTCAGCGAGCGGCTCCACCGTTTCGAGCACGGGCGTTTCAATCTCCGCGGCAGCCGCAACAGGCTCGGGTGCGGCCTCTTCTTCCTCCTTTTCTTCCCCCTCCTCCGTCTTCCGGCGAGTCGCGCGCTTGGCAGCGGCCTTGGGCTTCGCCTTCGCTTGCGCCTTGCGTTTCGCAGCGACTTTCTGCGCTGCCTTTTGCAGGCGTTCAGCCTTCTTCTTCTTCTGGTCTTCCTTCTTCAGGACTTCTTGCAGATACCGGTCAAGCGTCTCCGGCTGTTCGTCCACGTCGATGAGCATGTCACACTGTTCGTCGGAGATCTCGGAATCGACGCTCTCAACGTCAAAGTGGAGCTTGCGGAGGACGAGGACGGCCTCCTCCGCACTCATGTCGAGACGTTCTGCCACACTGGCAATCGTCGGCATAGGGGTATTCACCTCCAAGCAAGCACACGGCCGGTAAAACGGCCCTACTCAAAGCCGCGGCATTCGACCTGTCATTACGGGGCGTCTGCCGCCGCGGACGGAACGGTATAGGCCAGGCTATGATTCGGTGCCGTCTTGACCCTCCGCGGGAGGCGCGGGCGCCTCCGGGGCTTCTGCCTGTTCAGGCGCGGCGGCATGTCCCGCAGCGGCGTCCCCGGGCTCGCCTACCAGCTCCACATTGTCTTCCCGTGCATAGACCGCAACACCAGGCTCGACATCGCCGCGAATATCAATGTTCCACCCGATTAGTTTCGAGGCGAGCCGCGCATTCTGCCCCCGCTTCCCGATGGCCAGCGAGAGCTGGTCCTGGGGCACCATGACGTGAATCGAACGCGTCTCCTCGTCGATTTCGATATCCATGATGTCCGCGGGATTCAATGCGTTGCGGCACAATTCCATGGGATTGTCGCTCCACCGCACAATATCGATCTTCTCGCCGCACAGCTCCTCTACCACGGCTCGCACGCGCGAACCCTTCATGCCCACGCACGCGCCGACCGGGTCCACATTCGCATCATTGGAATAGACCGCAACCTTGGTGCGGCTCCCCGGTTCGCGCGAAATCGCACGTATCTCGACCGTGCTGTCGTATATCTCCGGCACTTCCAGGTCAAAGAGGCCGCGCACCAGTTCTGGCGCCGTCCGCGAAAGCATGACCTGCGCACCACGCGGTCCCTTTTCCACCTGATAAAGAAAAGCCCGAATGCGGTCGCCCGGCTTGAAATTCTCCCGTGGCGATTGTTCGCGATACGGCAGGATGGCCTCCGCCCGGCCAATGGAAACGATGATATTGCCGTGACTGATCCGTTTCACGATTCCGGTGACGAGTTCACCTTCCCGCTGCTTGAATTCCTCGAAAATCTTGTCCCGTTCCGCATCCTTGATCTTCTGGATAATGACCTGTTTCGCGGTCTGCGCCGCAATACGGCCGAAATCCTTCGGTTCGGCGCGCACTTTCAGCCGATTACCGACATGTACTTCGGCGTTCAGTTTCTTGGCCTCGTCAAGCATGATTTCGGCGCCGGCGTGCACCACCTTGTCCACGACCGTGAGGATTTCAAACACCTTGAATTCGAGCGTGTCCGGGTCCACTTCGACAATAAGGTTTGCAGCCTGACTCAAGCTCTTGCGGGCAGCGCTCTCGAGAGCGCTGCGGATAGCCTCGATAAGCGTATTCCTATCGATGCTCTTTTCCGCTTCGAGCTGCTGCAGTATCACGCGTAGATTCTGGTCCAAGGTCTCTTCCCTCAACCCGTTGCGCTAGCGGTCCAACCGCGCCGACTTCAGGTTCTCGATGTGAATGGACCATCTCTTCCCGTCGCATTCCATCAAGATAAGCCCGTCTTCAAAGCCTTCGAGCGTTCCTCGAAACCGGGAACGCCCGTCGACCGGCGTCAGGCTCTGCAGTCGCACAGGCTCGCCCGCAAACCGCTGAAAATCCCCGGCCTTTCGCAACGGCCGGTCTATCCCGGGCGAAGACACCTCCAAGAGGTACCGCCCGCCGACTAGCTCCAGCTTATCCAGCAGTGGGCTCAACAATTGCGTTGCCGCCGTGCAGTCATCCAGCGAAATCCCGCCCCCGGCCTTGTCGATATAGATCCGGAGGATGGGGGTGCGTCCGCCCCGGGCATACTCGAGTTCGACTATTTCATAGCCTTGCTCGCGCAGGTCGGGCTCCAACGCCTCCCAAACCTGGTTGACCAACGCCCTGCCTTCCACTGAATTCCTTTCACATCAAGTAAAAAGAGTGGGACATGCCCACTCTCGCGACAAGTCATCAATCTGAACATTAAGTCTAGCACAGGGACGCGGCACGATGCAATAGTTTCACGCGCATCGTTACACGGTTCTCATTTTCCGCAGGTTGCGCCAGACCGCCCCGAATACCGCATGTCTATGCACACCCTCTACGGCGAAAACCGAGAAAAAGGCGGCCAGGAAGGGAGCGGAATGCACGCCTCGGCCGCATACGTGCGGCCGGGCACATGAGCAGGCGGACGAAACCCGCGGCTGCGGGGTCTAAAGCATAAAGACCGCCAGGTTCCGGGCGTAACCTCCGTCGCGCCTGTAGGAATGGAATTCCGGGTCGCATATCGTGCACCGGCCCGCCACCGTGATGTTCTCAAGGGGCACCCCTGCGGTCATCAGCAGCATCCGGTTGGACTCCCACAGGTCCAGCAGCCGGCCCCGGGCGAAAAGACAAGCCCCGGCAAAGGCCTCCGCCATCTCCTCGGTAACTTCGTAACAACAGGGGCCGGCGGACGGGCCGATTACGGCATGGATATCGCACGGATTAGCTTGGAGGCTCGATTCCATCCGGCGCACCGCAGCGCCCGCGACATCGCTCATGGTCCCCGCCCTGCCAGCGTGGACGAGGCCGCCCACGTTCCGGCACGGGTCGTACAGGTAGATGGCGACACAGTCCGCACAGGTCACGCCGAGCGGCAAATCGGCAGCAGCGGTAAGCAGCCCATCGGCTTCCCCGACCGACGTCTCAGCAGAAAAGGCGCCGCGCCCCGCGTCGCTCTGGTCTACCACCAGGACCTCTGCGCCATGAACCTGGACC
Proteins encoded in this window:
- the infB gene encoding translation initiation factor IF-2 translates to MPTIASVAERLDMSAEEAVLVLRKLHFDVESVDSEISDEQCDMLIDVDEQPETLDRYLQEVLKKEDQKKKKAERLQKAAQKVAAKRKAQAKAKPKAAAKRATRRKTEEGEEKEEEEAAPEPVAAAAEIETPVLETVEPLAEIIIEEEVPAEEPPQPEVPAVVIGSAIEHAAARVEVVRADGTSVEAPDVEVIEGPLPHEEEAVADAHAPGLLAEAERRQEMEERRKAKLKPLPKPDPEVVAEVIRRAREKDRKKEVAAVTVEVPELGFEEAGRGQRAKRGKSSKTTAPGKTARKKQKRIDRARLEEEMRRDAAAVVRDFQAGGLDGPRKRKKKRSREESVVVEEVPVPAVIEVQESMTVEQLANAAALPVNEVILELMDENILVNKNYNLDLDLIRKIAENHGFEVRTVIPEEEAVMSDESDNPEDLEPRPPVITVMGHVDHGKTTLLDVVRRSSVAASEAGGITQHIAAYDVQTNAGRLIFLDTPGHEAFTQMRARGAKVTDIVVLVVAADDGVRPQTIEAINHAKAAEVPIVVAINKCDKPDAQPGRVRQELTQYDLIDESWGGKTIIKEISAKTGRGVDDLMELLVLQSETLDLKANPKKRARGTIVESEVSVGQGALAWVLVQNGTLRVQDAFLAGETFGRVRTLTTSGGKHVREVGPATPVLVTGFGEPPNAGDIFVAVEDERVAKSIAEQRAALRKQRQGPAMKRVTLEDFHAMVAAGKEKVLNVILKADVQGSVDVLQSSFARLGNQEVRVNIVHAAVGGINESDVLLASASEAVVIGFHVTANARIQKVAESEGVEIRTYRIIYEAIEEVQKALEGMLAPERRQVITGHAEIRQVFRSSALGNIAGCYQVDGETSRASHVRLLRDDVVVFEGRIESLRRGKDDVKSVSAGFECGIKLEGYDDIKEGDTIEAYRVEEVAKTLN
- the nusA gene encoding transcription termination/antitermination protein NusA, with translation MDQNLRVILQQLEAEKSIDRNTLIEAIRSALESAARKSLSQAANLIVEVDPDTLEFKVFEILTVVDKVVHAGAEIMLDEAKKLNAEVHVGNRLKVRAEPKDFGRIAAQTAKQVIIQKIKDAERDKIFEEFKQREGELVTGIVKRISHGNIIVSIGRAEAILPYREQSPRENFKPGDRIRAFLYQVEKGPRGAQVMLSRTAPELVRGLFDLEVPEIYDSTVEIRAISREPGSRTKVAVYSNDANVDPVGACVGMKGSRVRAVVEELCGEKIDIVRWSDNPMELCRNALNPADIMDIEIDEETRSIHVMVPQDQLSLAIGKRGQNARLASKLIGWNIDIRGDVEPGVAVYAREDNVELVGEPGDAAAGHAAAPEQAEAPEAPAPPAEGQDGTES
- a CDS encoding ribosome maturation factor RimP; the protein is MEGRALVNQVWEALEPDLREQGYEIVELEYARGGRTPILRIYIDKAGGGISLDDCTAATQLLSPLLDKLELVGGRYLLEVSSPGIDRPLRKAGDFQRFAGEPVRLQSLTPVDGRSRFRGTLEGFEDGLILMECDGKRWSIHIENLKSARLDR
- a CDS encoding polyphenol oxidase family protein — protein: MIRFEVLENLGAAVAAFSDKSDGDCAWAAPSAEARQCFLRRCGAAWDNLVCPVQVHGAEVLVVDQSDAGRGAFSAETSVGEADGLLTAAADLPLGVTCADCVAIYLYDPCRNVGGLVHAGRAGTMSDVAGAAVRRMESSLQANPCDIHAVIGPSAGPCCYEVTEEMAEAFAGACLFARGRLLDLWESNRMLLMTAGVPLENITVAGRCTICDPEFHSYRRDGGYARNLAVFML